A single region of the Montipora capricornis isolate CH-2021 chromosome 13, ASM3666992v2, whole genome shotgun sequence genome encodes:
- the LOC138030024 gene encoding dedicator of cytokinesis protein 10-like isoform X3 — protein MYSCPRKVKIKLPTQVTEKHRVFFTFQHMRASRPKVALEPNQTRENLGSLRHQLVMLGCQFCREHFKTEESNLLVGQPTPRSYLFAYYGGLKMTTGPELKWVDRKAFIQSLHQACFHCQHRGPKFSKRHHTVARFLPVILNQLFHILVVTEMKTCH, from the exons ATGTACAGCTGTCCCAGGAag GTTAAAATCAAGCTCCCGACTCAAGTAACAGAGAAGCATCGTGTGTTtttcacatttcaacacatgcgTGCGAGCAGACCAAAAGTAGCACTGGAACCGAATCAAACAAGGGAAAACCTGGGCTCATTGAGACACCAG TTGGTTATGCTTGGATGCCAGTTCTGCAGGGAACACT TCAAAACAGAGGAAAGCAATCTCCTTGTAGGGCAGCCAACACCTCGTAGCTATTTGTTTGCCTATTATGGTGGATTGAAAATG ACCACTGGCCCTGAACTGAAATGGGTAGACAGAAAAGCCTTTATTCAAAGTCTGCACCAAGCTTGTTTCCACTGTCAACACAGAG GTCCTAAATTTAGTAAACGTCATCATACAGTCGCAAGATTCCTGCCTGTTATACTCAATCAACTTTTTCACATCCTGGTTGTCACTGAAATGAAGACTTGTCACTAA